The Aedes albopictus strain Foshan chromosome 2, AalbF5, whole genome shotgun sequence region GATGGCCGATTTTATGTGCAACGATTGCTCGTACAGGGCTTTTAGCTTCTTGTTGTTCTTCTGAACGGTGTACATTTGGATCTCGAGGGCGTAGATTTCCAACAGCTGGGTTCCCTTCTTGAGATCATCTTCGCCATCGTCCGTCTGACAGGATTGGTGCAACTGTTTGAGAATCTTCTGAAGCTTGCCGAAGTCGCTCCGGTCAAAGTACAGCTTGCCGAGTTTCGTGTTGGTCTTGAACCATAGTCGATCGTTCTTGGCATCTTTCAGTGCATCGAGGGTGGTTTCGTAAAAGTTTTGCAGCAGTTCCATCTGAAACAGTAAACATGTTAttataccgaaaaactttacaTAAAACAGTTTCTTACATTTTTAGAAGTGGAAATATAGTCTAGAATTGAATTGATAGACTTTTCTGAGTGGTTTCGTGTCACAGCGCTTTTTATGTAGGTCAGCAGTTGTTTGTATCGAGTCATCATTTCCGGATAGTTTTGCTGCAAATTACAAACACGAAAATAACAATTTTCAGCCAGCAACTTGGTTTAAGCCTATTTACCAGTTTAAAGTTGATCTTGATCATCTGTTTAAGTGCCTTGAAACCCCATTCACCCTTCTCGCCGTTCTCCAGGTCCAACACTTTCTGGAAGGACTTGAGCGCTTCATGGGGAGCCTCCTCCTTGAGTGCCTTGCTGTTGTAGTATTGGTTTTCCAGGTCCACATCCGGCTCCGAGTTGCTATCTTCCGAATATTCCTAGCAATCACCAGCAAACAAAAACAACGCCGACAATTAAAAATAGTCGCATAAAGAAGTTCCCTTCCCACTGTGCGGCGCCGAACATGCAAGCAGTCGAACAATCTTTTTCTTCTTCGTCCTTCGACCTGCACAATCCAAATCCGCACTGAGTTTTGCAACAGTTTCGGCTCATCCCAAACTCACCAGCCCGTAGTCCTCCTCGTCTTCGCACATGAAATCGTCATCGATGTCGGACATTTTCGCTGTATTTCACTGGTGCCACTGGTTCTCACAGCAACGGAGCCGGAAACTGCACTAGAATTTTCTGGTTTCTGACCGCTTTTGTAACCAAAAATCAAGccaaaagaaaattttcttctactGCCGA contains the following coding sequences:
- the LOC109621384 gene encoding COP9 signalosome complex subunit 2, whose translation is MSDIDDDFMCEDEEDYGLEYSEDSNSEPDVDLENQYYNSKALKEEAPHEALKSFQKVLDLENGEKGEWGFKALKQMIKINFKLQNYPEMMTRYKQLLTYIKSAVTRNHSEKSINSILDYISTSKNMELLQNFYETTLDALKDAKNDRLWFKTNTKLGKLYFDRSDFGKLQKILKQLHQSCQTDDGEDDLKKGTQLLEIYALEIQMYTVQKNNKKLKALYEQSLHIKSAIPHPLIMGVIRECGGKMHLREGEFEKAHTDFFEAFKNYDESGSSRRTTCLKYLVLANMLMKSGINPFDSQEAKPYKNDPEILAMTNLVVSYQNNDIMEFEAILRNNRNNIMADPFIREHIEDLLRNIRTQVLIKLIRPYTKITIPFISNELNIEPVEVESLLVSCILDSTIQGRIDQVNQVLELNKEARCGARDGAIEKWSSQINSVQTAIINKMA